A stretch of Halomonas elongata DSM 2581 DNA encodes these proteins:
- a CDS encoding RNA methyltransferase, which yields MLSNIRIVLVQTYHPGNIGASARAMKTMGLTDLVLVNPRCFPDPEASRLAAGAEDVVDQARVVTSLSEAVADCVQVVGASARLRSYPLPHYDEPAEMATSLVDNAREAPVALVFGRERFGLTNDEIRDCSHQVSIPANPDYGVLNLSQAVQVLAYETFGAWRRLPDSDYQHPRHASVPLPTRQQLGHFHDHLSRVMQASGFITQPHARTEEQLRALFDRAQPTRRDISLLRGLLSSLEEGIQDE from the coding sequence ATGTTGTCGAACATCCGCATCGTTCTCGTCCAGACCTACCACCCCGGTAACATCGGCGCCTCGGCGCGGGCCATGAAGACCATGGGACTCACCGATCTGGTACTGGTCAATCCCCGCTGTTTCCCCGATCCCGAGGCCTCCAGGCTCGCCGCTGGGGCCGAGGACGTCGTCGACCAGGCTCGCGTCGTCACCTCGCTGAGCGAAGCGGTAGCCGACTGCGTGCAGGTGGTGGGCGCCAGCGCACGGCTGCGCAGCTATCCTTTGCCCCACTACGACGAACCCGCGGAGATGGCCACCAGCCTGGTCGACAATGCACGGGAAGCGCCCGTGGCACTGGTCTTCGGACGCGAGCGGTTCGGCCTGACCAACGATGAGATTCGTGACTGCAGCCACCAGGTCAGCATTCCCGCCAACCCGGACTACGGCGTGCTCAACCTGTCCCAGGCCGTACAGGTTCTGGCCTACGAGACCTTCGGCGCCTGGCGTCGCCTCCCCGACAGCGACTATCAGCACCCTCGTCACGCCTCGGTCCCCTTGCCCACCCGCCAGCAGCTCGGCCACTTTCATGACCATCTCTCGCGAGTCATGCAGGCCAGCGGCTTCATCACCCAGCCCCATGCCCGCACCGAGGAACAGTTGCGCGCCCTGTTCGACCGCGCCCAACCCACGAGGCGCGATATCTCGCTGCTGCGCGGTTTGCTGAGCTCTCTGGAGGAAGGCATTCAGGACGAGTGA
- a CDS encoding ornithine cyclodeaminase family protein: MRIIDAGEVASSLAWPALVERLAETFRRGVESPPRHHHAMQRRDGEATLLLMPAWEQDGYIGVKMVNVFPQNAAHGLPAIAGVYLLSEGDHGQPLACIDGSELTRRRTAAASALAARELAREDAETLLVVGTGKLAPMVIEAHASVRPIRRVRVWGRQPDKARRLAEAYADRFDTEAVSDLQAACGDADLISCVTLSSDPLVHGDWLTPGTHLDLIGAFKPSMRETDGECLRRGEVFVDTYAGARGEAGDIHQAVDEGAFAFEDIRAELAELLAGHKAGRSGPEAITVFKSVGASLEDLAAAIEVWECRRGEAE; this comes from the coding sequence ATGCGCATCATCGACGCCGGGGAAGTCGCTTCCAGCCTGGCCTGGCCGGCACTGGTGGAGCGGTTGGCCGAGACGTTCCGACGTGGCGTGGAGTCGCCTCCGCGCCATCACCATGCCATGCAGCGTCGCGACGGCGAGGCCACGCTGTTGCTGATGCCGGCCTGGGAGCAGGACGGCTACATCGGGGTGAAGATGGTCAATGTCTTCCCCCAGAACGCTGCGCATGGCCTGCCGGCGATCGCCGGCGTCTACCTGCTCAGCGAGGGCGACCATGGGCAGCCGCTGGCCTGTATCGACGGCAGCGAGCTGACGCGCCGGCGCACCGCCGCCGCATCGGCACTGGCCGCCCGCGAACTGGCCCGTGAGGACGCCGAAACGCTGCTGGTGGTAGGCACCGGCAAGCTGGCGCCGATGGTCATCGAGGCGCATGCCTCGGTGCGGCCCATCCGCCGCGTTCGCGTCTGGGGGCGCCAGCCGGACAAGGCGCGCCGGCTGGCCGAGGCGTATGCCGACCGCTTCGACACCGAGGCGGTGAGCGATCTGCAGGCGGCATGCGGCGATGCCGACCTGATCAGTTGCGTGACGCTTTCCAGCGATCCGCTGGTGCATGGCGACTGGCTGACGCCAGGTACGCATCTCGACCTGATCGGCGCCTTCAAGCCCAGCATGCGCGAGACCGATGGCGAGTGCCTGAGACGCGGGGAAGTCTTCGTGGATACCTATGCCGGGGCGCGTGGCGAGGCCGGTGACATCCATCAGGCCGTCGACGAGGGTGCCTTTGCGTTCGAGGATATCCGTGCCGAGCTCGCCGAGCTGCTTGCAGGGCACAAGGCCGGGCGCAGCGGACCCGAGGCGATCACGGTATTCAAGTCGGTAGGGGCATCGCTGGAGGACCTGGCGGCGGCTATCGAGGTGTGGGAATGCCGGAGAGGGGAGGCCGAGTGA
- a CDS encoding AraC family transcriptional regulator has protein sequence MSLIDLRATNLAREHVAHVHGHHQLILATRGATELSIEGKGERITGSRGCLIPCAHHHEYLGDGRNRTFVLDIPVASLPVLRDAGEIERLFERPRFFGVPPQLNRLAESLMQQLEHCPALHSEIAALLLRALYLHLESQALSAQGEAYVAGRDGRLDMARLDDWIDRHLAEAIHVEHLAAQCALSVGHFHARFRECIGMTPLAYVQQRRLEHARTLVNHSVLSLGQIAALVGFRDQGSFSRAYRRAFDASPSSERRLN, from the coding sequence ATGTCGCTGATCGATCTGCGCGCCACCAATCTCGCACGCGAACATGTGGCCCATGTGCATGGGCACCATCAGCTGATCCTGGCCACCCGGGGCGCCACCGAGCTTTCCATCGAAGGCAAAGGCGAGCGAATCACCGGCAGCCGGGGCTGCCTGATTCCCTGTGCCCATCATCATGAGTACCTGGGCGATGGGCGAAACCGCACCTTCGTGCTGGATATCCCCGTCGCCAGCCTGCCGGTACTGCGCGATGCCGGTGAAATCGAGCGCCTGTTCGAGCGTCCTCGTTTCTTCGGCGTGCCGCCACAGTTGAATCGGCTGGCCGAGAGTCTGATGCAGCAACTCGAGCATTGTCCGGCCCTGCACAGCGAGATCGCCGCCTTGCTGCTGCGGGCGCTTTATCTGCACCTCGAGTCGCAAGCGTTGTCCGCGCAAGGCGAGGCGTACGTGGCGGGGCGCGATGGCCGGCTCGACATGGCACGGCTGGATGACTGGATCGACCGTCACCTGGCCGAGGCGATCCACGTCGAGCACCTGGCCGCCCAGTGTGCGCTGAGCGTCGGGCATTTCCATGCCCGTTTTCGCGAATGCATCGGCATGACGCCCCTGGCTTATGTCCAGCAGCGACGCCTCGAACATGCCCGCACACTGGTCAATCACAGTGTCCTGAGTCTCGGGCAGATCGCGGCGCTGGTGGGGTTCCGCGATCAGGGCAGTTTCTCGCGGGCTTATCGGCGGGCCTTCGATGCATCGCCGTCGAGCGAGCGGCGCTTGAACTGA
- a CDS encoding histone deacetylase family protein: MRLFYHPDQERHAPEHFLLRGRPAPSPEGPVRAELLAQGLAEVGLSLTAPGGVDSERLKTRLARIHAPRYLDFLATIHARWQALPDAAEIVAPNVHPCGGGHHYPRHPVGQAGWHLHDMACPITADSFAGILASAATAQAAAESVSGSEHHAYALCRPPGHHAGPERAGGFCFLNNAALAATVLRESFARVAIVDVDLHHGNGTQDIFYARRDVWTGSLHADPADFYPFFWGGADETGEGEGEGANVNLPLPLGSDGAAFLDGLETLLERLADYAPQAVVVALGLDAHKADPLAGLALEREDFTAVGRRLAELDLPTVLVQEGGYPTDYLSHNLAAFMAGFTGA; this comes from the coding sequence ATGAGGCTTTTCTATCATCCTGACCAGGAACGTCACGCGCCGGAGCACTTCCTGCTGCGAGGGCGTCCGGCGCCTTCCCCGGAAGGACCGGTGCGCGCCGAATTGCTGGCGCAGGGCCTGGCCGAGGTCGGGCTTTCGCTGACCGCCCCTGGTGGCGTCGACAGTGAACGGCTGAAGACGCGCCTGGCGCGGATTCATGCGCCGCGCTATCTCGACTTCCTGGCGACCATTCACGCCCGTTGGCAGGCATTGCCGGATGCCGCCGAGATCGTCGCACCCAATGTGCATCCCTGCGGCGGGGGCCACCATTATCCGCGTCATCCGGTTGGCCAGGCAGGCTGGCACCTGCATGACATGGCCTGTCCGATCACCGCCGACAGCTTCGCCGGCATCCTGGCCAGTGCGGCTACCGCCCAGGCCGCGGCCGAGTCGGTCAGCGGCAGCGAGCACCATGCCTATGCCCTGTGCCGGCCGCCGGGACATCATGCCGGCCCGGAGCGCGCCGGGGGGTTCTGCTTCCTCAATAACGCCGCCCTGGCCGCCACGGTGTTACGCGAGAGTTTCGCGCGGGTGGCCATCGTCGATGTGGACCTGCATCACGGCAACGGCACCCAGGACATTTTCTACGCGCGCCGCGATGTCTGGACCGGCTCGCTGCATGCCGACCCGGCGGACTTCTATCCGTTCTTCTGGGGCGGAGCCGACGAGACCGGCGAGGGAGAGGGCGAGGGGGCCAACGTCAACCTGCCGCTGCCCCTGGGCAGTGACGGCGCGGCCTTCCTCGATGGCCTGGAGACGCTGCTCGAGCGGCTCGCCGACTACGCGCCCCAGGCCGTGGTGGTGGCGCTCGGGCTCGATGCCCACAAGGCCGATCCGCTGGCGGGTCTGGCCCTGGAACGCGAGGATTTCACGGCGGTGGGCCGTCGGCTCGCCGAGCTCGATCTGCCCACGGTGCTGGTGCAGGAGGGGGGGTATCCCACCGATTATCTGAGTCACAATCTGGCCGCTTTCATGGCCGGCTTCACCGGTGCCTGA
- the groL gene encoding chaperonin GroEL (60 kDa chaperone family; promotes refolding of misfolded polypeptides especially under stressful conditions; forms two stacked rings of heptamers to form a barrel-shaped 14mer; ends can be capped by GroES; misfolded proteins enter the barrel where they are refolded when GroES binds) — protein sequence MAAKQVKFSSDARTRMAKGVDTLANAVKATLGPKGRNVVLEKSFGAPTVTKDGVSVAKEIELKDKFENMGAQMVKEVASKTSDVAGDGTTTATVLAQSIVTEGLKGVIAGMNPMDLKRGIDQAVDAAVKEIGALSVPCTDSSAIAQVGTISANGDKRIGQIIADAMEKVGKEGVITVDEGRGFDDELDVVEGMQFDRGYLSPYFVTNQDTMAVELEDPFILLVDKKVSNIRELLPTLEAVAKAGKPLVIIAEDIEGEALATLVVNNMRGIVKVAAAKAPGFGDRRKAMLQDIAILTGGTVISEEVGLDLEQTTLDHLGTAKRVTMSKENTTIIDGAGQDSDIEARVSQIRAQIEETSSDYDREKLQERVAKLAGGVAVIRVGAATEVEMKEKKARVEDALHSTRAAVEEGVVPGGGTALIRVLTKIADLKGENEDQTHGIAIAVRAMEAPLRQIVTNAGQEASVILNRVKDGEGNFGYNAQTGEFGDLFEMGVLDPAKVTRSAVQSAGSIAGLMITTECMIADDPDEQESGGGDMGGMGGMGGMGGMM from the coding sequence ATGGCAGCGAAACAAGTCAAGTTCTCCAGTGATGCACGCACTCGCATGGCCAAGGGTGTCGATACCCTGGCCAATGCCGTCAAGGCGACCCTGGGCCCGAAAGGCCGCAACGTGGTGCTGGAAAAGTCCTTCGGCGCGCCGACCGTGACCAAGGACGGCGTCTCCGTGGCCAAGGAAATCGAACTCAAGGACAAGTTCGAGAACATGGGCGCCCAGATGGTCAAGGAAGTCGCTTCCAAGACTTCTGATGTTGCTGGCGACGGCACCACCACCGCCACCGTGCTGGCCCAGTCCATCGTCACCGAAGGCCTGAAGGGCGTCATCGCTGGCATGAACCCGATGGACCTGAAGCGTGGCATCGACCAGGCCGTCGACGCCGCCGTCAAGGAAATCGGCGCGCTGTCCGTGCCGTGCACCGACTCCAGCGCCATCGCCCAGGTCGGCACCATCTCCGCCAACGGCGACAAGCGCATCGGCCAGATCATCGCCGACGCCATGGAGAAGGTCGGCAAGGAAGGCGTCATCACCGTCGACGAAGGTCGCGGCTTCGATGACGAGCTGGATGTCGTGGAAGGTATGCAGTTCGACCGCGGCTACCTCTCGCCGTACTTCGTGACCAACCAGGACACCATGGCCGTGGAACTGGAAGACCCGTTCATCCTGCTGGTGGACAAGAAGGTCTCCAACATCCGCGAACTGCTGCCGACTCTGGAAGCCGTCGCCAAGGCCGGCAAGCCGCTGGTCATCATCGCCGAGGACATCGAGGGCGAAGCCCTGGCAACCCTGGTGGTGAACAACATGCGTGGCATCGTCAAGGTCGCCGCCGCCAAGGCGCCCGGCTTCGGTGATCGTCGCAAGGCCATGCTCCAGGACATCGCCATCCTCACCGGTGGCACCGTGATTTCCGAGGAAGTGGGTCTGGACCTCGAGCAGACCACTCTGGACCACCTGGGTACCGCCAAGCGCGTGACCATGTCCAAGGAAAACACCACCATCATCGATGGTGCTGGCCAGGACAGTGACATCGAGGCTCGCGTCAGCCAGATCCGCGCCCAGATCGAAGAGACTTCCTCCGACTACGATCGCGAGAAGCTCCAGGAGCGCGTCGCCAAGCTGGCCGGCGGTGTGGCCGTGATCCGCGTCGGTGCCGCCACCGAAGTGGAGATGAAGGAGAAGAAGGCCCGCGTCGAAGACGCCCTGCACTCCACCCGCGCCGCTGTCGAGGAAGGCGTGGTGCCCGGCGGTGGTACCGCCCTGATCCGTGTGCTGACCAAGATCGCCGACCTCAAGGGCGAGAACGAGGACCAGACCCACGGCATCGCCATCGCCGTGCGCGCCATGGAAGCCCCGCTGCGTCAGATCGTCACCAACGCCGGTCAGGAAGCTTCCGTGATCCTGAACCGCGTCAAGGACGGTGAAGGCAACTTCGGCTACAACGCCCAGACCGGCGAGTTCGGCGACCTGTTCGAAATGGGTGTGCTGGACCCGGCCAAGGTCACTCGCAGCGCCGTGCAGTCCGCTGGTTCCATCGCCGGCCTGATGATCACCACCGAGTGCATGATCGCCGACGATCCGGACGAGCAGGAGTCCGGTGGCGGCGACATGGGTGGCATGGGCGGTATGGGAGGCATGGGCGGCATGATGTAA
- a CDS encoding TRAP transporter large permease: MTPAIIAFVVVLLIGAPVAVVMAISGVAGVYSLGGERLVGIIADRMFSGVSGYMLIAVPYFIFTAELMNQGGLTHKLIAFNNALFGRIRGALSHVNVTVSLFFAGLTGAAITDTVAIGKIMIPEMKKQGYDAEYAAAITACSSIIGPIIPPSVVMVVYATLLRDISVIDLFAGGILPGVLMTLALLLTSIVLAWLRGYPKQAGTPIRVAVLAFFSALPAMLVPLIILGGILSGMTTITEASGFAAVYAIFIGVVFYRNLTLTKIWHALVTTVKFSGVVFFLLATSAVLGWFVTRSGIAREAATLITTLSDVPFVQIMLVCLLLIVLGTVMDVLPALVVIGPVVVPAMVSLGFDPLHFAIVMIVTLNIANVTPPVGMTLMTAARIAEVPYERAILASLPFYCAFIGVVLLLAAFPFLSTWIPSLLD, translated from the coding sequence ATGACGCCCGCCATCATCGCCTTTGTCGTCGTTCTGCTGATTGGTGCGCCGGTCGCCGTGGTCATGGCGATCTCGGGTGTCGCCGGTGTCTACTCGCTGGGGGGAGAGCGCCTGGTCGGCATCATCGCTGATCGCATGTTCTCCGGTGTCTCCGGCTACATGCTGATCGCCGTGCCGTACTTCATCTTCACCGCCGAGCTGATGAACCAGGGCGGGCTGACCCATAAGTTGATCGCCTTCAACAATGCCCTGTTCGGACGCATTCGCGGGGCCCTGTCGCATGTCAACGTCACGGTCTCGCTGTTCTTCGCCGGCCTGACCGGAGCGGCCATCACCGACACCGTGGCGATCGGCAAGATCATGATCCCCGAGATGAAAAAGCAGGGGTACGACGCCGAATATGCCGCCGCCATCACGGCCTGTTCGTCGATCATCGGGCCGATCATCCCGCCCAGTGTGGTGATGGTGGTCTATGCAACCCTGCTGCGCGACATCTCGGTGATCGACCTGTTTGCCGGTGGCATTCTGCCCGGTGTGCTCATGACCCTGGCACTGCTGCTGACCAGTATCGTGCTGGCCTGGCTGCGGGGGTATCCCAAGCAGGCCGGCACGCCGATCCGGGTGGCCGTCCTGGCGTTCTTCTCGGCGCTGCCGGCCATGCTGGTGCCCTTGATCATCCTCGGTGGCATTCTCTCGGGCATGACGACCATCACCGAGGCCTCTGGGTTCGCGGCCGTCTATGCGATCTTCATCGGCGTGGTCTTCTACCGCAACCTGACGCTCACGAAGATCTGGCACGCCCTGGTGACCACGGTGAAGTTCTCCGGGGTGGTGTTCTTCCTGCTGGCGACCTCGGCGGTACTCGGTTGGTTCGTGACGCGCTCCGGCATCGCCCGGGAGGCGGCGACGCTCATCACCACGCTGAGCGACGTACCCTTCGTGCAGATCATGCTGGTGTGCCTGCTGTTGATCGTGCTCGGCACGGTGATGGACGTGCTGCCGGCATTGGTGGTGATCGGTCCGGTGGTGGTGCCGGCCATGGTGTCGCTGGGGTTCGATCCGCTGCATTTCGCCATCGTCATGATCGTTACGCTGAACATCGCCAACGTCACGCCACCGGTGGGCATGACATTGATGACGGCGGCACGCATCGCCGAGGTGCCCTATGAACGGGCGATCCTGGCCTCGCTGCCGTTCTACTGCGCCTTCATCGGCGTGGTGCTGCTGCTGGCCGCTTTCCCGTTCCTTTCCACCTGGATTCCCTCGCTGCTTGACTGA
- a CDS encoding TRAP transporter substrate-binding protein: MQRKPLARLAALAALPLAMAGTQAQAQSHEMAIATLIPENLENNSIYPALVHFKELVESRTDGDLAVNIFGGGQMGSEVETGSQVQSGGRALQSSVLTSGAMSSFYGDYQVVTAPFLFDNWRQAWAFFDSQWFADFMSGAIEAADMRYLGTFDDGGGFVAFTNNEHLIKTVEDLEGLNIRTEENPAHVATMKALGASATPLPWGELITALETGLADGQFNAPVINTTYGLDEVTDYTTLTGHVYNSASWVVSETWFQELPEEYQRIVTDAAREAVELSHGASAMLATASWQKSCQLFEECYIMPTEERQRMAEIARPAWKKWIVEDFGADKQLVEDMLAKVDALRDSLPDEAFQRYGQ, encoded by the coding sequence ATGCAGCGGAAACCTCTTGCCCGCCTGGCGGCGCTTGCCGCCTTGCCATTGGCCATGGCCGGCACCCAGGCGCAGGCCCAGTCTCACGAGATGGCCATTGCCACCCTGATTCCCGAGAATCTCGAGAACAACAGCATCTATCCGGCCCTGGTGCACTTCAAGGAACTGGTCGAGTCGCGCACCGATGGCGATCTGGCCGTCAATATCTTCGGCGGTGGCCAGATGGGCTCCGAGGTGGAGACCGGCTCGCAGGTACAGTCCGGCGGACGCGCCCTGCAGTCGAGCGTGCTGACCTCCGGGGCGATGTCCTCTTTCTACGGGGACTACCAGGTGGTCACCGCACCTTTCCTGTTCGACAACTGGCGCCAGGCCTGGGCCTTCTTCGACAGCCAGTGGTTCGCGGACTTCATGTCCGGCGCCATCGAGGCGGCCGACATGCGTTATCTGGGGACCTTCGATGATGGTGGCGGCTTCGTGGCCTTCACCAACAACGAGCATCTGATCAAGACCGTCGAGGATCTCGAGGGGCTCAATATCCGCACCGAGGAAAACCCCGCTCACGTGGCCACCATGAAGGCGCTGGGCGCCTCGGCCACGCCGCTGCCCTGGGGCGAGCTGATCACTGCGCTGGAAACCGGCCTGGCCGATGGCCAGTTCAACGCACCGGTGATCAATACCACCTATGGCCTGGATGAGGTGACCGATTACACCACCCTGACCGGCCACGTCTACAACAGTGCGTCCTGGGTGGTCAGCGAGACCTGGTTCCAGGAGTTGCCCGAGGAGTACCAGCGCATCGTCACCGATGCGGCCCGGGAAGCGGTGGAGTTGAGCCACGGCGCTTCGGCGATGCTCGCCACGGCCAGTTGGCAGAAGTCCTGCCAGTTGTTCGAGGAGTGCTACATCATGCCTACCGAAGAACGCCAGCGGATGGCCGAGATCGCCCGACCGGCCTGGAAGAAATGGATCGTCGAGGATTTCGGTGCCGACAAGCAATTGGTCGAGGACATGCTGGCCAAGGTCGATGCGCTGCGTGATTCGTTGCCGGACGAGGCCTTCCAGCGTTACGGCCAGTAA
- a CDS encoding RidA family protein has protein sequence MSLTHYDSNARMSQIAIHNGTVYLAGQVPADAGADMRGQTEQVLARIDELLGRAGTSKEHLVSAQIWVNDMAEFADMNAAWDAWVTPGRPPVRAAVEAKLAKPEWKVEIMVVAALPEE, from the coding sequence ATGAGCCTGACCCATTACGACAGCAATGCCCGCATGAGCCAGATCGCCATTCACAACGGCACCGTCTACCTGGCCGGCCAGGTACCCGCGGATGCCGGCGCCGACATGCGCGGCCAGACCGAGCAGGTTCTGGCGCGCATCGACGAGCTTCTCGGCCGGGCCGGTACCTCGAAGGAGCATCTGGTATCGGCGCAGATCTGGGTGAACGACATGGCCGAGTTCGCCGACATGAACGCCGCCTGGGACGCCTGGGTGACCCCGGGGCGGCCGCCGGTGCGTGCGGCGGTGGAAGCTAAGCTTGCCAAGCCCGAATGGAAGGTCGAGATCATGGTCGTGGCGGCACTGCCGGAGGAGTGA
- a CDS encoding branched-chain amino acid transaminase, which produces MTPLYDRDGWLWLDGEWLPWREATTHLLTHSLHYGMGCFEGVRAYAGASGTQLFRVAEHTRRLLDSAHILDIPLAFDAEALIEAQRQCLIRNGLQDAYLKPTVFLGAEGLGLRAKGLTTHVMVAAWDLGAYISPEAAAIGLRAITSSWARHHVNVSACRAKTNGNYVNSIMALNSAVKAGFDETLMLDTEGYVAEASAANVFLLRDGVLHTPQTTSCLQGITRDSVIRLARDVMGVEVVERRITRDEVYTADEAFVTGTAAEILPLRELDGRHIGALVGAPSPSHPIDESSFTARLQALYRRVTRGELGDGLEGYAEWLTPVKA; this is translated from the coding sequence ATGACCCCGCTGTACGATCGCGATGGCTGGTTGTGGCTGGATGGCGAGTGGCTTCCCTGGCGGGAGGCCACCACACACCTGCTGACCCACAGCCTGCACTATGGCATGGGATGCTTCGAAGGCGTGCGTGCCTATGCCGGGGCGTCCGGCACGCAGCTCTTTCGGGTCGCCGAGCATACGCGCCGGCTGCTCGACAGCGCCCATATCCTCGACATTCCGTTGGCGTTCGATGCCGAAGCCCTGATCGAGGCCCAGCGCCAATGCCTGATACGCAACGGGCTGCAGGATGCCTACCTGAAACCCACGGTGTTCCTGGGGGCCGAGGGGCTGGGGCTACGTGCCAAGGGGCTGACGACGCATGTGATGGTCGCGGCCTGGGATCTGGGCGCCTATATCTCTCCCGAGGCGGCCGCCATCGGACTGCGGGCGATCACTTCGTCCTGGGCGCGGCATCACGTCAATGTCAGCGCTTGCCGTGCCAAGACCAACGGCAATTACGTGAATTCGATCATGGCGTTGAACAGTGCCGTGAAGGCCGGCTTCGACGAGACCCTGATGCTCGATACCGAGGGATATGTGGCCGAGGCCTCGGCGGCCAACGTCTTCCTGCTGCGCGATGGCGTCCTGCATACCCCGCAGACCACATCCTGTCTGCAGGGCATCACCCGTGACAGCGTGATCCGCCTGGCGCGGGATGTCATGGGCGTCGAGGTGGTGGAGAGGCGTATCACCCGCGATGAAGTCTACACCGCCGACGAGGCTTTCGTGACGGGGACCGCGGCGGAGATTCTACCGTTGCGGGAGCTGGACGGTCGGCATATCGGGGCCCTGGTCGGGGCTCCGTCCCCGTCGCATCCGATCGACGAGAGTTCCTTCACCGCCCGTCTTCAGGCGCTGTATCGACGCGTGACTCGCGGTGAACTCGGCGATGGTCTGGAGGGATATGCGGAGTGGTTGACGCCCGTGAAGGCCTAA
- a CDS encoding class II histone deacetylase has translation MPERGGRVSTGFFWHERCFWHDPGAIGVFASLGDYRQPQPASESPESKRRLKNLLEVSGLIDELEVRKAGPVEIEDLRRFHTGAYLDRLEAGDRERGGDAGEGAPYLPGSLAAARQSVGLAVAAVEAVARGRLSNAYALCRPPGHHAEADRGRGFCLLGNIPVAVMRARALGLVRRVVILDWDVHHGNGQQAAFYADPEVLTVSVHQDGNYPLETGAFEEQGKGPGLGANLNLPLPPGCGLGAYEYAMRSLVLPAIEAFAPDLVVVACGYDACAKDPLGKMMLNSRAFGEMTRELVALTERLCDGRLVMVHEGGYSEGYVPFCGHAVIQALCGSTTSVPDPQNDEIAAWGYQALQPHQRGMIDDWCARWFAAGGS, from the coding sequence ATGCCGGAGAGGGGAGGCCGAGTGAGTACGGGGTTCTTCTGGCACGAGCGCTGCTTCTGGCATGACCCGGGGGCCATCGGTGTCTTCGCTTCGCTCGGTGACTATCGCCAGCCCCAGCCGGCTTCCGAGAGCCCCGAGAGCAAGCGACGCTTGAAGAACCTGCTGGAAGTCTCGGGGCTGATCGATGAACTCGAGGTCCGCAAGGCGGGCCCGGTCGAGATCGAGGACTTACGGCGCTTCCACACCGGGGCCTATCTCGACCGGCTCGAGGCCGGGGACCGCGAGCGGGGCGGCGATGCCGGCGAGGGGGCGCCTTACCTGCCTGGCAGCCTGGCGGCGGCTCGACAGTCGGTGGGCCTGGCCGTTGCCGCCGTGGAGGCGGTGGCGCGTGGTCGACTGAGCAATGCCTATGCCCTGTGCCGCCCGCCGGGTCACCATGCCGAAGCCGACCGTGGCCGGGGCTTCTGCCTGCTGGGCAATATCCCGGTGGCGGTCATGCGGGCCCGGGCGCTGGGCCTGGTTCGTCGGGTGGTCATTCTCGACTGGGACGTGCATCACGGCAATGGCCAGCAGGCCGCTTTCTATGCCGATCCCGAGGTGCTGACCGTATCGGTGCACCAGGACGGTAATTATCCGTTGGAGACCGGCGCCTTCGAGGAGCAGGGGAAAGGCCCCGGGCTGGGGGCCAATCTCAACCTGCCGTTGCCGCCCGGCTGTGGCCTAGGTGCCTATGAGTACGCCATGCGCTCGCTGGTGCTGCCGGCCATCGAGGCCTTTGCGCCGGATCTTGTGGTGGTGGCCTGCGGCTATGATGCCTGCGCCAAGGACCCGCTGGGCAAGATGATGCTCAACAGCCGGGCCTTCGGCGAGATGACCCGAGAGCTCGTGGCGCTGACCGAACGCCTCTGCGACGGGCGACTGGTGATGGTCCACGAGGGCGGCTACTCGGAAGGCTATGTGCCGTTCTGTGGCCATGCCGTGATACAGGCGCTGTGCGGCAGCACGACCTCGGTACCCGACCCGCAGAATGACGAGATCGCCGCCTGGGGCTATCAGGCACTGCAGCCCCATCAGCGCGGCATGATCGATGACTGGTGCGCCCGCTGGTTTGCCGCCGGTGGGTCTTGA
- a CDS encoding TRAP transporter small permease: protein MSLLTQARRLSDAVNQVAIVICVVCILGMLAISFTGFVYTLFTGGALSWTYSLARLFLPWIGMLSSTIALHAGEHVAMTLLMRVLPEALVKVAAALTLVVIAFFALLVIWYGWDFFRNATQIYMVSDAIQISRKWTAIAVPLAGVIFLLHLVHGFSLLEHFTDEAAVIEEVIHGQDEESRS from the coding sequence ATGTCGCTACTGACCCAGGCTCGTCGTCTCAGCGATGCCGTCAACCAGGTCGCCATCGTGATCTGCGTGGTCTGCATCCTCGGCATGCTGGCCATTTCCTTCACGGGCTTTGTGTATACCCTGTTCACCGGCGGGGCCCTGAGCTGGACCTATTCGCTGGCCAGGCTGTTCTTGCCGTGGATCGGCATGCTGTCGTCGACCATTGCCCTGCACGCCGGTGAGCACGTGGCCATGACACTGCTGATGCGGGTGCTGCCCGAGGCGCTGGTCAAGGTCGCCGCCGCGCTCACCCTGGTGGTGATCGCCTTCTTCGCGCTGCTGGTGATCTGGTACGGCTGGGATTTCTTCCGCAATGCGACCCAGATCTACATGGTGTCGGATGCCATCCAGATTTCGCGCAAGTGGACGGCCATTGCCGTGCCGCTGGCCGGCGTCATCTTCCTGTTGCATCTGGTACATGGCTTCAGCCTGCTGGAGCATTTCACCGACGAGGCCGCGGTGATCGAGGAGGTGATCCACGGCCAGGACGAGGAATCCCGCTCATGA